A single window of Ornithorhynchus anatinus isolate Pmale09 chromosome 3, mOrnAna1.pri.v4, whole genome shotgun sequence DNA harbors:
- the PRXL2A gene encoding peroxiredoxin-like 2A produces the protein MPLPPDLGLFNLGMWSVGVGALGAAAVGLLLANTDLLLTKPEKATLEYLEDTELKTLGKESEPRTFKARELWQRNGAVIMAVRRPGUFLCREEAAELSSLKPQLDRLGVPLYAVVKEKIGTEVEDFQPYFKGEIFLDERKKFYGPHKRKMLFLGFIRLGVWQNFLRARNRGFSGNLEGEGLILGGVYVLGAGKQGILLEHREREFGDKVSPASVLEAAQRIKPQPL, from the exons ATGCCTTTGCCCCCGGACCTGGGGCTCTTCAACCTGGGGATGTGGTCCGTTGGGGTCGGTGCCCTGGGAGCAGCGGCGGTGGGGCTGCTCCTGGCTAACACCGACCTTCTGCTGACGAAGCCGGAGAAGGCTACGCTGGAATACCTGGAAGACACAGAACTGAAAACCCTGGGAAAAG AATCGGAACCGAGAACGTTTAAGGCCCGAGAGCTTTGGCAGCGTAATGGGGCCGTGATCATGGCTGTGCGGCGTCCTGGATGATTTTTGTgcagagag GAGGCCGCAGAGCTGTCCTCTCTGAAACCTCAGCTTGACCGGCTGGGGGTGCCCCTCTACGCGGTGGTGAAAGAAAAGATCGGAACCGAAGTGGAGGATTTCCAGCCCTATTTCAAAGGAGAAATCTTTCTGGATGAAAGG AAAAAATTCTATGGTCCCCACAAGAGGAAGATGCTGTTTTTGGGGTTCATCCGCCTGGGCGTGTGGCAGAACTTCCTTCGGGCCCGAAACAGGGGCTTCTCCGGTAacctggagggagaaggactgaTCCTCGGAGGCGTGTATGTCCTTGGGGCAGGCAAACAG GGCATTCTGTTGGAGCATCGCGAGAGAGAGTTCGGAGACAAAGTAAGCCCTGCGTCTGTTCTCGAAGCTGCTCAGAGGATAAAACCGCAACCTCTGTAA